A segment of the Eleutherodactylus coqui strain aEleCoq1 chromosome 6, aEleCoq1.hap1, whole genome shotgun sequence genome:
CAGATAAACACCTCCTTGTCACTAAATGGCTACATCATTAAGATCCTTGTCTGTAAGATCAACAAGTCCTGTCAGGACCTAAACAATAGTGGCGTCTTTACTGGTCTGTGATGGACTCAAGGAATTACAGTCACCATCTGTACGCATTATCCTTTCTTCGTTTAATCTAGATGACATACGGGCATTCCACTGTCATCTGGCCGTAGATCACATCTTCCTGTTCTAAACTTACAGTTTGCTAGATTTCTCTGGGCCAGTGTCATTAGCTCTCATTATAAGGGTCTTATGGTGGCTTTATACAGGACGACTGTCACCTGACAGCTGTCCCAAGACTTATCGCTCCCATGCTTTCACAAGGGAGCGATAGTCTTTCAGAGAATAGTGACGGAGGgctacagagatctcttccgtccAGCCGACTCAATTTACTGTGAACAGGCAATCGTTCAAAGATGAAGAACTACCTGTTCACACTGAGCAAGTCGTCGCTCACTAGacgctttgtttcagtgagccgAAACGAAGAAATTAGGGACTACtgagccatttacacgggataacTATTGCTGAAAATTGCTTGTTTGAGTGATACTTCAGCCAATAgttatcccatgtaaagccaccctaaatcACTAAATAATCCAAAGATAAAAGGGCCAGCAGGTGAGATTCTACAGTGAGACCTGGCTATAAGGGACATTAGGTCCATTAGCAAGTACTGGGCATCATTTTGTGCTGCCCACATGCTGTAATGAGTCTCCTTTCCCCTCTGGCAGCTGATGAGGTAGTCCCTTCTGAAGCTCCCTCCGCTACACTGCCAGGTTACTACAGAGACTCGCTTCATTACTGACAAGCAGAGAGCCATTTCTATAGGTTGCTCTGTAGTACACTGGATCGCCAAGCAGAGACCTGGGTGTGAGGAGAGCGACTGACACTCATTTTATTAGATGGACATGCATATTGCTATACATAAATATTGGTGCACGCCACTCTGTGCAAAATATAAGCGGCTCTTTCACTTCTATGCCACGTGTGGCACTTTTAAGCAGAAGTGGTTGTTGCTTAGCATGGCCTCCCACAACTCAACATATTTACCatgatttatgccagaaactgacaTAAATTATGGTGCAAGTCTACGCTAGCTTGTGTAGATTTGATTGTAGGTACACAGACTGTCTTAAAATGCATGCCtcttaaaaaaagttacaaaattggCGCATCTTACTCAAGCGCAGTTATTATCAAAACAGGGGTACAAAATGCCTGTCCCAACAAATCGGGACCAATATAGGTATAGCATGCCAACACCACGTTATCTAGGAGCCACTTACCTGTCATCATCATCTGCATGGACATTGTTGCTCGCCGTCCCCTGGAGTGTCGGTAGACCCTCCCCGACACCCTCGTCAATGGAGCCTAGATGATAGTGGAAACAGAACACTGGTTATCATTGGTCCAGTCAGGGAACAGGACATAATGTAGGTGCATGTCAATCATCCACCCGTTACACACTCGttatcaccatcatcatcacttACTACAAAGCGGATAAAGCAAATGCAGAAAATCATCCATCATTCAACAACAAAAGGGTTATTTACATTTTAAAGAAGTGCTACCCTATGACAGGGATGTGATCGAAGGATTGTTGTGGTCCGACTACTGGGACCCTTGTTCAGCTTCCAAACCAAGTGGCAGAAGTTGCTCTACACAATGCGGGTCCTGTCCATTCAATCTGTAAAGGAGCCACAGTGCAACTAGTGCGGGGGTGCCTTTATATCTGAGGATAGTGGGGGTCCTGGAAGTCAGATCTCCATCGATCAGTGATTACCTATCCTATCCTAGTGATATGACTACTAGCTATGTGGGGAGGAATGCTGCACAACATAGTGTTATTATAATGGACGGTGGCTGTAACAAGTCTCTACCCAGCCCCGGCCTCAGGCTACACAGACAGCACCATAGAAGTACGTGTTTTTCTACGGCTATGTTTACAAGTAATGCACAAAAAAGAATGTGTACTAAAAATGGAGGGAAAAATCGGGTGGGAGAAAACCGAACTCCCTGTTGTGTAACGTTACGTGTcattttatgacatcatcattagACTCAAAGTGATTTATAACTGGAAATCATACGGCACGTTCCAAGAATCAGCGTCCTTACTGATCAGGAGCTGCGTTCTAGTGATGACGAAAATGGAAAATATTCAGTGACTTCACCAAGCTGTACAAAGGTCGGCAGGAAAGTAATAATTCTTTGCTTGGCGAAACAGCTTATTTGTGGAACATTCCTTCACAATGGGATGCTATAATGGCAACGGCCTCTCCCCCGGCTGACGTGCTCCTAACGTGAACTAAGCTGCAATTAGCAGCAAACTGAACTTTACAGGGGTGAGATCAGCGAAAATCCGTTAACAAGACTGACGTGGAACATCATGAACCCCATTCTGCAGGCGGAGGTGGTGCAAGGGACCCCCAAACCAAGAGTAACAATAAGCGAGATTTAACCCTCATTCGGAATAAGCAGCTGTGGTGGTCTCTgtgccaaaagtacagtaaaaactcCAGAATTAACGGGACTAGATTATAGTCTAGATTTTCAAATAGTCATAGCAAAGTATGGAAAATGAAGGGTTGAAAACCTCAGGGAGGACTGAGCTCAAAACACATGCTACCCTCTTGCTTTGATCACCCCAAAATCATCCACCCTGAAACACTTTGTGATCCCCCTGATAATCTCACGGACTACAGAAGAGGGATAAGGAAAGGGCACAATGCATGGCACATGGTAGGAAGCAGGACGGGACTGGAACTGCTCACCTGGACAGGTGCGGGTGCAGCACAGGATGAGATTTGCATGTGTTTTGAATGGGAGTTGTGTTTGCAGAATTGCACTAAGCAAGTGTAATGTCGGTCAGAGAATCAGCCCTGGACTCAGGAAGATGCCATCTTATAGATTTAATCACATATTAAATCTCTTATATAAACTGAGCATATCAATGTCTGTGCATAGAAAAGGGCCACAGAAATGGCCACTGCTGGTAACGTGTAAGTGTACAGACCTGAATTCTGAAATCCACAGTAATTCACATCCCAGGTTGCATCTAAAACTGCACACTGGCGGGAGAGCACTGGATATGAGACAAAAGATAATACTCAGCTTTACGACCTCCTTACAGACACTACAATGTGCCACACATAAGTGGCATCTGCAGCCGGGAAAGGTACCCCATGCCATTTCGCTCATAGTCACATCCTGAGTGCACAAATACATTTAAAGTCTTTCTATATACATTTGGAGTCTTTAAAAGGAGTGTACCACAATTATAAGTAATCCCCTATCTTTtacatagggaataacttgctgaatgGTGGAGCCTCACCGCTGATCTTAAGAACAGAACTCCTGTGCCTCGCTCCGCTTGTCCTTGTGAGGATCAGTTTTCcgccccgcagtgatgtcactgtgaatggagcgctaggtGAGCATGCAGTCAGctctcaattcatttcaatgggtctgacGAAAATAGCTGAGCAGGTGCTGTTCAGCTATCTCTGCAgttcactgaaagtgaatggagccctAATGCGCTTGGGCAACCAGCGCTTtattcagcctcctcctcacagtggggagtgcagcaaccccgcagtgCGGACGGGGGACACTGAACTCCAGTTCTTGAGATCGGCAGGGCTCTCAACGGTGAGGCACccactgattagcaagttatAACTAGTAATTGGTGTACATGcccctttaaagtgtacctgtcACTTCAAGTACGTTTCAGAATAAGCGATCGTGTGTGTGCATGAtgagtggcactgtttttgaccATTATAGAACTTATATTCTGCATTCTTCACCAGTTTTCCTCTCTATAGCTTCTTTCTCTAATTGTAAGTTTTCTTAAAGCTGGTTGGTGTATACTAGGGGTTATAATACCTTCCATTCACAGTACATAGAAAGTAGAGGACATtacagagaagtactgagcagtgtagatgtgaatcacGCAGTTGTGAGAGTGTAAAACACTTACTTTTAACTGCAGGAACCTATCTGTGCTTCTTTCTCACTGGGCTCCTCCTCCCCCATGCATACACTTTTATGGgctgcatgtaatctgatctgtcAGTCAGCTGTTAGTCTGTCTAGCAGTTGTTAGAGTGAGTGAACAGTTTTGGAAGGAGGGGCGGAAGAGGAAATGAGTGGACAAACAACTATTTTTCTTTGATCAGATATATTACAACCTTTCTTACAGTATAATCACcagtactattgatttatgcaaatttACTGAAAGCTCAATGACCATTTAAGCAACCTAACATGTGACATTAAGGGGCCATGGGAGAAGCCTGGACCTCAAAAGCATCACAGATCTATAGTTATCTGGTAACTATCCAGGTGTGATTAAGTACatagttgcaaaaaaaaacccctcttaTATGTGTTAAATACTACTAAaaatgtactgaaatgttacaaagaattTAAAGCCCAAAGGAACAGATGTAGAGCGACATCACAGAGATGAAACCATGTGAGGACACTAAGCAGCCACCATTTGTTCTTCTAACATATGAACTTTTAGGGGTTCAATGGCAAGTACTGGGGTGTTGACTAAAGGCCACATTCCTGTGTTCTCATAGCCTaggaatgatgggagtgatacagggAGATTAGAATGTGAGCTCCCAGCATCAAGGACGATTGGGTGTACAATAAATGGATTAGACTGTAAGCAGCGATcacacataattagagatgattgagcatgctcgtttaaatcagatactcgagcgagcatcgttcttctcgAGTAAGAGATTACTCGTCCGCTGCCCACCCGCATGTAaccagttacttgagaagagcgaagCTCGCTTGAGCATCTGCCttcaacgagcgtgctcgctcatctctacacataatGATCATTCCCCTGCATTTCTTCAGACTCCTTACATTTAAACATAGGGCACAGCTTAGGTGCTCACCTATGGAAGACGACTGTGGGCTGATCAGCAGATCCTCCTGTACCTGCTCACTTCCCGGTACAGTCTGCTGGTCACTCATTGAGCTCTGAGACGCACTGACTGGCTGGGACACCTCCTCGTGTACCTCTTCATCGCTTAGTCTTTCCACCTTGACTCGGACATCGTCTTCCATCACCAGAGGAGAGCTGACCTTAGTGCTCTCACAGGGCACGTACTCGGCTACTCTCCTTGCAACTTCTGAAGGCCCGGGCAGTTCTAATGTTCTGGACTCTATCTGCTTCACCTTGTCTGGCTGCATCCTCCGGTCAATTCCGAAGGGGAAAGTCCATGGGAAGGCGTGAGACGAGTCTACAGGCTGACCTCTTGCTTCGGTGTAAGAAGGTGTAGGATTGAGCACTTGTGGGGAGCTGGTCTGTGTGCTGCATTTCAGGGGGCTCTCTGGTGACATGACAATGTAGCTTTTACGTTTGCGTCTGGACTCGCGACAGATGGGAATGGCCCTCTCCACCACGCTGCACTCAGAAGACACTGGGGAAAGGCTGCCATCTCGGAAGTTGCTGCCGGCATTCTCCTGTCCTGTGTCCAGCACCTTCTCCTGCTGTGTGTTCCATAAAATACTGGACTTCATGAACTCGGAGCAGGTGCTGGCCACACTGAACATCTGCATGTAGCTGGCGGCGGCCAGGACGTCTATAATGTTTTCCGTGTTGATGGATAAGGTGGCAGTGTAGGCGTATTCCAGGAGAGGGATGAATCCCGTTACTGTGACATGATGCAAATCTAGGACGCATTGTGCGCTCTCTTCTGCTTGACCCACCAGCTTGGTACGGAAGAACTCACTGCATGCCGCCAGGACAACCTTGTGTGCTCGGAAGATCTTATCCTGGACCCGGATGGTGATATCACAGAAGTGCCCGTCATTGCGTAACATGTTCAGCTTCCCCAACATCTCCTGGCTGTGCGCCGGTGAGCTGTGAGTAAAAGTCTTGACCCCCATCCTGAGGTTTCTGGAGAGATGTTGTTTTCTCCTTTTAAGAAACAAGTGCAGTAACTCGGAatctgaaagaaagaagaaaaaacaaagaccTGAAATGACTCCTTTAACAACAATATCTGAAACAAATCCATGAATCTCATTGCCTCTGATCAACATGTAAACGGCGGAGTTGTCCGCAAATACATGACCTCACTTGTTCTGATCCCGAGTCACAGCCTgaataagggcgctttcacactgcGCGGAATATTCCACCACACGCAGCGGAATCCTCCGCCGTATGgaaaaatatgcaccaaaatctcATGCGGATGAGCTGATGGTTAAATTCAGGCCAcaaatctgtgccaaaatctACATGTTGGAAATGCaggttctgctgcagattttccaagtTAGAATATTCTGCCAcgtgtgaaagcagctttatacaccagagctgcactcactattctgctggtgaagtcacagtCTACATgcattataatactgtccctgaaGTACATCCTCAATTACATTGCAGAGCTGCATTTACTATtatgctggtgcagtcactgtgtacatacattatattacttatcctgtgttatattccgtattatactccagagcggcactcactattcagctatatcgtgtttccctgaaaataagaccccttTGTATAtaaatttttaccccaaaagaggcactaggtcttattttcagggagatgtcttattatacttacctagcagccacgGTCTGTGTCCTCCCAGTGGTCTCCGGCGCACTtgtttgcagtcctcagccgccgacagaagatcgcttcctggttccaggattcataaatcccgcctccaggaagcgatggctctgattggccgatTGGCTAAGAACCAATTAacagccatcatgttttggagatgggatttttgaattggctgagaGGAGTTCGTCTCTGCATCTCCAGCGGCAGCTTCTCTTCACTCCACAGCAGACAGCGCTACCACCGCCGGAGATGCTGAGATGAATGccactcagccaattcataaagctcgcctccacaacgcgatggctgtgactggttcttcgtgtactgctcagccaatcaatgcagttcaCTCCACAACTGCACTCACTCTGCTGAAGGAgttactatatatacacattacattACTGATCAAGACTTGCAGTCcatattatgctccagagctgcactcgctattcatcatgtacacactgactccaccagcagaatagtgagtgcagttctggatcggaagtataatacaggctaaGTAAACTCAACAATTTACATACAGAATTCCATTAAACGTTGATTAACTCTGTAAGGTGAACCACGCTGATCAGATGTTTTAACGCTTATCAATGAAATGATATTTAAAGTTTAACTGTGCATTCTAAAAACTCTCAAATACCACAGGGACATGTCAGAAAGGTTTGATCGTTGGGGTTCAAGCTGCCAACTAAAAGCTTGTCTTAGTACTGTCGCTGCTCACTAGCTGAAGACGGGCTCAATTGAAAGTCTATGTGTAGTCTTCAGCTAGCAAGCAGCAACAGCGCTCGGACGAATTCATACTAGGGGGTTTCAGCAaccggacccccagcaatcaaaacCTTTGACACATCAAACATTTCTAGAAAGTGCAATCACACTAAAAAATGTGCAGTGAGTGTTAGCAAGCACTATTTCTGGTAAAAATGTcacttttcttcattaaaaaacaGACATTTCTAGCTTTCCTTTGTTGAGCCCCT
Coding sequences within it:
- the ZBTB44 gene encoding zinc finger and BTB domain-containing protein 44 isoform X1, with product MGVKTFTHSSPAHSQEMLGKLNMLRNDGHFCDITIRVQDKIFRAHKVVLAACSEFFRTKLVGQAEESAQCVLDLHHVTVTGFIPLLEYAYTATLSINTENIIDVLAAASYMQMFSVASTCSEFMKSSILWNTQQEKVLDTGQENAGSNFRDGSLSPVSSECSVVERAIPICRESRRKRKSYIVMSPESPLKCSTQTSSPQVLNPTPSYTEARGQPVDSSHAFPWTFPFGIDRRMQPDKVKQIESRTLELPGPSEVARRVAEYVPCESTKVSSPLVMEDDVRVKVERLSDEEVHEEVSQPVSASQSSMSDQQTVPGSEQVQEDLLISPQSSSIVLSRQCAVLDATWDVNYCGFQNSGSIDEGVGEGLPTLQGTASNNVHADDDDRLENVQYPYQLYLTPSTSSTERPSPNGPDRPFQCPTCGVRFTRIQNLKQHMLIHSGIKPFQCDRCGKKFTRAYSLKMHRLKHEGKRCFRCQICSATFTSFGEYKHHMRVSRHIIRKPRIYECKTCGAMFTNSGNLIVHLRSLNHEASELANYFQSSDFLVPDYLSQEQEEALGQYELAEHGFESNSSVQMPVISQVSSTQNCESTFQLGSLSGLAEKEGDEEEMTEPAKASPLEETIRDDTPKTEVASIAVE
- the ZBTB44 gene encoding zinc finger and BTB domain-containing protein 44 isoform X3, encoding MGVKTFTHSSPAHSQEMLGKLNMLRNDGHFCDITIRVQDKIFRAHKVVLAACSEFFRTKLVGQAEESAQCVLDLHHVTVTGFIPLLEYAYTATLSINTENIIDVLAAASYMQMFSVASTCSEFMKSSILWNTQQEKVLDTGQENAGSNFRDGSLSPVSSECSVVERAIPICRESRRKRKSYIVMSPESPLKCSTQTSSPQVLNPTPSYTEARGQPVDSSHAFPWTFPFGIDRRMQPDKVKQIESRTLELPGPSEVARRVAEYVPCESTKVSSPLVMEDDVRVKVERLSDEEVHEEVSQPVSASQSSMSDQQTVPGSEQVQEDLLISPQSSSIVLSRQCAVLDATWDVNYCGFQNSGSIDEGVGEGLPTLQGTASNNVHADDDDRLENVQYPYQLYLTPSTSSTERPSPNGPDRPFQCPTCGVRFTRIQNLKQHMLIHSGIKPFQCDRCGKKFTRAYSLKMHRLKHEAIS
- the ZBTB44 gene encoding zinc finger and BTB domain-containing protein 44 isoform X2, producing the protein MGVKTFTHSSPAHSQEMLGKLNMLRNDGHFCDITIRVQDKIFRAHKVVLAACSEFFRTKLVGQAEESAQCVLDLHHVTVTGFIPLLEYAYTATLSINTENIIDVLAAASYMQMFSVASTCSEFMKSSILWNTQQEKVLDTGQENAGSNFRDGSLSPVSSECSVVERAIPICRESRRKRKSYIVMSPESPLKCSTQTSSPQVLNPTPSYTEARGQPVDSSHAFPWTFPFGIDRRMQPDKVKQIESRTLELPGPSEVARRVAEYVPCESTKVSSPLVMEDDVRVKVERLSDEEVHEEVSQPVSASQSSMSDQQTVPGSEQVQEDLLISPQSSSIGSIDEGVGEGLPTLQGTASNNVHADDDDRLENVQYPYQLYLTPSTSSTERPSPNGPDRPFQCPTCGVRFTRIQNLKQHMLIHSGIKPFQCDRCGKKFTRAYSLKMHRLKHEGKRCFRCQICSATFTSFGEYKHHMRVSRHIIRKPRIYECKTCGAMFTNSGNLIVHLRSLNHEASELANYFQSSDFLVPDYLSQEQEEALGQYELAEHGFESNSSVQMPVISQVSSTQNCESTFQLGSLSGLAEKEGDEEEMTEPAKASPLEETIRDDTPKTEVASIAVE